From a region of the Narcine bancroftii isolate sNarBan1 chromosome 5, sNarBan1.hap1, whole genome shotgun sequence genome:
- the LOC138764842 gene encoding uncharacterized protein isoform X2, whose product MEILPKSDLMEPVSKVTVEVANISSGQSCNLTLRCFAASGNNQSFHWTPGNHTQLEWISDQDAHLQQLVELSNRINYTCTVQNPISWKIANISRKHVYERHTDASRNKVLVAAHGLLHSPAHEMAVEWGNRTDDM is encoded by the exons ATGGAAATTCTTCCAAAATCTGATCTCATGG AACCAGTGTCCAAAGTCACGGTCGAGGTGGCCAACATTAGCTCCGGACAATCGTGCAACCTGACCCTTAGGTGTTTTGCTGCATCCGGAAACAACCAGAGCTTCCACTGGACCCCTGGGAACCACACCCAGCTTGAGTGGATTTCGGACCAGGATGCCCATCTCCAGCAGTTGGTTGAATTGTCCAACAGGATCAACTACACCTGCACGGTCCAGAATCCCATCAGCTGGAAGATTGCCAACATCTCCAGGAAGCACGTGTATGAGCGCCATACAGATG CATCCAGGAATAAAGTCCTTGTAGCAGCCCATGGCCTACTCCACAGTCCAGCACATGAAATGGCTGTTGAATGGGGCAATCGAACAGACGACATGTGA
- the LOC138764842 gene encoding uncharacterized protein isoform X3 codes for MEILPKSDLMEPVSKVTVEVANISSGQSCNLTLRCFAASGNNQSFHWTPGNHTQLEWISDQDAHLQQLVELSNRINYTCTVQNPISWKIANISRKHVYERHTDERRQGGEGHRAGTSND; via the exons ATGGAAATTCTTCCAAAATCTGATCTCATGG AACCAGTGTCCAAAGTCACGGTCGAGGTGGCCAACATTAGCTCCGGACAATCGTGCAACCTGACCCTTAGGTGTTTTGCTGCATCCGGAAACAACCAGAGCTTCCACTGGACCCCTGGGAACCACACCCAGCTTGAGTGGATTTCGGACCAGGATGCCCATCTCCAGCAGTTGGTTGAATTGTCCAACAGGATCAACTACACCTGCACGGTCCAGAATCCCATCAGCTGGAAGATTGCCAACATCTCCAGGAAGCACGTGTATGAGCGCCATACAGATG AAAGGAGACAAGGGGGCGAAGGTCACAGAGCGGGCACATCCAATGACT GA
- the LOC138764842 gene encoding uncharacterized protein isoform X1 produces the protein MHIDIVGPLPISRDARYLLTRWPEVVKHLWKHVWAALANTLGTQLHHTTAYHLQANRLVERFHRHVKTALMARLTGPNWADELPLFLLGIHTTLKEDLEASSAKLVYSMPLVIPDKFIARSKDMGDLPAATLSYLHECLGTAQGPSPRQNLHTQKLYRLWTRICTMQGTSVTPPTALQRAIPCHQSYQQFWGWRLPEAYSAGRQRKWPLNAVIEQMTRDDRSVTISHNIRD, from the coding sequence ATGCATATAGACATTGTGGGCCCCCTACCAATATCCAGGGATGCACGTTATCTGTTGACCAGATGGCCTGAGGTGGTGAAACACCTATGGAAGCATGTGTGGGCTGCTTTGGCAAACACCTTggggacccaactccaccacaccacagcatatcacctgcaggccaacaggttggtggagagatTCCATAGGCATGTGAAGACAGCCCTCATGGCCCGGCTCACTGGACCAAACTGGGCCGATGAACTTCCCTTGTTCCTACTCGGCATTCATACTACCCTGAAAGAGGATCTTGAGGCATCCTCTGCCAAGTTGGTCTACAGCATGCCGTTAGTTATCCCAGACAAATTCATAGCCAGATCCAAGGATATGGGGGATCTCCCAGCGGCTACCTTGTCTTATCTGCATGAGTGCCTAGGCACAGCCCAGGGCCCAAGCCCACGCCAGAACCTTCATACCCAAAAACTTTATAGACTTTGGACACGTATTTGTACAATGCAGGGCACATCAGTCACCCCTCCGACAGCCTTACAAAGGGCCATACCATGTCATCAGTCCTATCAGCAGTTCTGGGGGTGGAGGTTACCCGAGGCCTATTCTGCAGGCCGACAAAGGAAATGGCCATTGAACGCAGTGATCGAACAGATGACGAGAGATGACCGGTCCGTTACCATAAGCCACAATATCAGAGACTAA
- the LOC138764842 gene encoding uncharacterized protein isoform X4 → MEILPKSDLMEPVSKVTVEVANISSGQSCNLTLRCFAASGNNQSFHWTPGNHTQLEWISDQDAHLQQLVELSNRINYTCTVQNPISWKIANISRKHVYERHTDDAT, encoded by the exons ATGGAAATTCTTCCAAAATCTGATCTCATGG AACCAGTGTCCAAAGTCACGGTCGAGGTGGCCAACATTAGCTCCGGACAATCGTGCAACCTGACCCTTAGGTGTTTTGCTGCATCCGGAAACAACCAGAGCTTCCACTGGACCCCTGGGAACCACACCCAGCTTGAGTGGATTTCGGACCAGGATGCCCATCTCCAGCAGTTGGTTGAATTGTCCAACAGGATCAACTACACCTGCACGGTCCAGAATCCCATCAGCTGGAAGATTGCCAACATCTCCAGGAAGCACGTGTATGAGCGCCATACAGATG atgctacttga